From the genome of Aliarcobacter lanthieri:
TCTATTTTAAATTTTTCTAATTCTTTTATGATAGGCTTTGAATTTGATAATGCATAATTAATTGTTTGCAAAAACTCAATAATATTCTTATCTTTTCTATTTTTTATCAAAATTTCTAAAGATTCACTTATATTTATATTTGCTTTTAGCATCAAATTTAACTCATAAAAAAGATTTCTTAAACTTTTATCATTAATAGTGATTTTTTTACTAAAACTAAAACTTTTTTGTTCAATTACTTCTAAAATATTTTTTGATATATTTTGTTTTTCAAGTTCAATGATTGTTACAACTTTACTTTTTATTTCTCCATTTTCTTGATATTTAATTTTATATTTTTTCATTAAAAATTTACTACTTTATAAACTTCTTCTAAACTTGTAAAATTATTTCCAACTTTTTCTTTTCCATCATCAAGCATTGTTTTAAAATTTATAGCTTTTAAATAATCCCTAAACTCATTTAAACTTGCTTTTTGAAATATCAAAGATGATATTTTTTCATCAACTTTTAAAATTTCAGCTATGGAACTTCTATCATAAAATTTTGTAAAATTACACTTTCTACAACCTTTTGCCATACACTCTTTACAATAAGTCAAAACCAATCTTTGTGCCATAATAACTTTTAAAGTTGTAGAAATCAAAAAAGGATCTGCCTTTAAATCAATCAATCTGGTAATTGTTTCCAAACAATTTGAAGAGTGAATACTAGCTAATACCAAATGTCCTGTAAGAGAAGCTTGTAATGCAATATCAAGTGAAAACTTATCTCTTATTTCTCCAATAAATATAATATCAGGATCTTGCCTTAAAATATTTTTCAAAACTAATTCAAAACTAAGCCCTATTTTATTATTTATAGGTATTTGATTTATACTATCTATTTTATATTCTATTGGGTCTTCAACGGTAATTATCTTTTTTTCATCACTATTTAACTCTTTTAAAATTGAATATAAGGTTGTAGTTTTTCCACTTCCTGTTGGTCCAGATATTAAAATCAAACCTTGTGTAAGTTTTAGTACATTTAAAAGAGTATTATAAATATCTTCACTTAAGCCTAAAGTTTGAAGATTTTTATCTATATTTTTATTATCCAAAATTCTTAAAACTATTGATTCAGCATCTATTGTTGGCATAGTTGAAAGTCTAAAATCATACTTTCTATCATCTATATATCGTGAGAATCTACCATCAAGAGATAAACGTGTTTGTGTTATATCAAGATTTGAAATAAGCTTTACAAAAGATGAAAATATTTTAAAAAACTCAGCTTCAAAACTAAAAAATATTTTCAATCTACCATCAACTCTAAATTTAAATAATACTAAATCTTTAAATTTTTCAATATGAATATCACTGGCTCTTTGTTCTATTGAGTACAAAATAAGCTCATCTAAAAATTGTGATGTATATTTTTCTGTACTATTTTGAATGATTGATTTTTGTGCAATTTTATAAAGTTTTTCTCTACTTTCTAAATTTGCGAAAACAAATAAAATTTCTAATTCATCAATTTCAATAAAATTCAAAACTTTTACAAAATCATTTTTTATAGATGATAAATTAGATTTTTGACAAACTCCAAATTTTAAACTAATACTATCTTCATAAATAGGAATAATCAAATTATTTATAAAATATTTTCTATCATATTTTTCAAAGATAGAGTAATCAATTAAAACTTTTAAGATACTCAATACTATTTACCTCCAATTTTATAATTTCATCATCTTTTTTTAATAAAACAAAATCTTGACTTATAAAATCTAGTTTGTATCCTTGTATAGTTCCATTTAACTCAATCCAAGTATCATTTATAAAAGCATATTTTCCTATAATTGCATCAATTTTAAAATCTATTTTTTTATGATTATCTAAATCTTGTTGTCCTTCAAATTCTATAATTGTTTTTGTACTTTCATTATTTATTACTTTTTCTTTTATTTTTTTAATAAAAAATTTTGAGATATCAATTCTTAAGTCAAACAAATATACATCAGATTCAATTTTTCTTAAGCTTAAACTATAAATATTTGTAAAATTATTTAAAATTTCAATTTTATGTAGGAAATTAGCTAAATCTTCTTTTCTTGATTTCGCTTGAAAAAATATCTCATCTTTACTATTTTCACTTTTTTGGATAAGAACATTACTTTGTTTAGCTATTTCTTCAATATTATTTAAAAGTTCTAATGTTGATTTATCATATCTTTTATTTTCAAAACTTATCAACTCTATATTTTTGTCTTGTAAAAATTCATCATTATTTTCTTCATAATTTAGAATATATAATAAAATCAAAACCAATATTGGCAAAATATATAACTCTATTTTTATCTTTAAACTACTTGTTTCAAATCTATTTTTGAGTAAATTCAACATCAATTATAGCCTCAAATTTTTTACTATCATCTAAGAAATTTATAGAGGAAGTGAGTACATTTCCACAACTTTCTAAAAAAAGGTTGATATTATCTTTATTTTTATGATTTATAACTATTTTTGCCCTATTTTGTCTAAATTCAAATGAGATAAGAGTAAGTCTGTTTTTATCAATATTTTCTAAGATTTTATAAAATCTCTCTTCAAAACTGATAAAAGAATATTTTTCTTTTATATCTTCAATTTTTACTATATTTTGCTCTTTTTCTTCATATTTTTTAATATTTTGAAAATAGTAAAAAGCAAAATAAATCACTATAAACAGATAAAATATATAAATATAAAAACTAAAATCTTTTTTTAATTCAAACTTTTTCAAAGGTTCTTTATAGTGTTTCTTTGAAAAGTTTTTTAAAAATTCTATCTTCAAATTTTTTAATATATCTGGGCTAATTTGATAAATTTTTTCTATTTTTATCTTAAATCTTTTTTCTAAAAACTGTAAGAAATCATATTCATTTATATTTTGGCTTATTTTTTGGTAATAATAAAGGTTAGTGTTTTTAAAGATAATAAAAAAGTCTTGACAAATAAAAAGGGTGAACCCATTTGAATTTTTATCAATATATGTATGAAAAACCTCAAATTCAAAGAATTTAAAACCATTAGTTACTATAAAAAGTTGATATTCTTTGATATTTTCAATAAAATTGATATAGATTATATCATTTTGATTTAAACTTATATTTTTTAGTTTTAGATTAAATTGAATAAAACTTTTTAGATATTTATCATTTATCTTTTCGCTAGTTTCAAGCTCAATAATCAAAATATCTTTAGATAAGACAAATGGTGTCATATTTATACCTTAAAAAATATGGAGCGACCATTTGAAGTATATTAAAATAAATTTGAAACTAAGATTAATTCTCTATTTCATATCCCATAGATTTTAGAGCTTCTTTATTTTTTGTCCAATTCTTTTTAACACTTACAAAAAGTTCTAAAAAACACTTTTTCCCTGTAAGTTTTTCAATTTTTATTCTAGCATCTTTACCTATTCTTTTTATTGCAGTTGCACCTTTTCCTATAATCATACCTTTTTGAGTATCTTTTTGAACAATTATAGTTGCTTTTACAACATCAACATTTGCTTTTTCTTCAACTTTATTTACTACAACATCAGCTTCATAAGGTATTTCATCACTAATATTTTCAAAAATCGACTCTCTTATAAACTCTTTATATATATCTCTTAAATGTTCTGTTGTCATAATTTCTGGATCAAATAAATAGGGATGAACCGGTAAATATTTTACAACCTCATCTAAAATATCAGATTTTTTTGTAGCTCTTTTTATAGATATTGGTATCATTGCTTCATATTTATCTTGATATTTTTCATACTCTTTTAGTTTCACCATAAGTTCATCATTGTTTATAAAATCTATTTTTGTTAAAAGTAGTATATGTTTTGTATTTTTTGTATTTTTTTGTAAAAAATCTTCATAATATTTTAAACTATCAGTAACAGGAGCTAAAAATAGTATTAAATCACAATCACCCATAGCTTTTAGTGCTTCATCTAACATAAACTGATTTAAAAGTTTTTCTGTTTCGTGAATTCCTGGAGTATCTACAAATATAATTTGGTCATCTTCGTGCATAACTATAATATTTGATCTTTTTCTTGTAGCATTTGCTTTGTGTGAAACCATCGCTATTTTTTCACCAACTAACCAATTTAGAAGTGAACTTTTACCTGCATTTGGTCGTCCTACAACTGAAACATATCCACATTTTGTCATTATTTGCCTTTTTAAATAAATAGTTATAATAGTAACATAATTTCTATAAGGCTTTATTTTTAATATTTTTTATCCAAATTTATTCTTTCAAATGAATGTTCAAATATTTTTCAAGATGAGATATACAAGAATTATAAAATTTATCATTTTGAGATTTTTTAGTACTAGAAAGATAATTCATACATTCCCAACAATGATGTTATGAACAAGAGAAGTTAATTGACTTTTATAATTCTCTATATGTTTAATATCATTACCAGCCATATTCGTCTCCCTTTAATACTTTCTTTTCTATTAAAATATCTTTCATTTTCTCTATATTTGCTTCTTTTGTAAGAAATAAATCAACTCCAAAACAAAATAATCTTTTAAAAAAATTATGTTTTTTATTTTTAAAAACAAAAGACTTAATTACAAGACCTCTTTTAGCAATTACTACTTTTAAATTTTTATATTTAATTTTATTAAAATAAATTTTTCCAAATACTTTCCACTCTTTAATAACACAATAATTTATAAAAATTACTCTTTTAAAGAACCAAATATCAAGAAGTTTATATATAAAAAAAATAACAAATAATAACCCAAGTAAAAATGACATAATTTGTTTAGTAAAAAATATCAAATAAAATCCTAGAAATATTGCAAACATACAAATTAACATTCCAACAACTAATCCTTCTGAACTTATCTTTAATTCTAATAAAATATTTTTATCATTCATTTATAATTCTCCTCTATAAGATCTTACTTTAAAACTAATTAGTATTTTTATGAT
Proteins encoded in this window:
- a CDS encoding GspE/PulE family protein — translated: MSILKVLIDYSIFEKYDRKYFINNLIIPIYEDSISLKFGVCQKSNLSSIKNDFVKVLNFIEIDELEILFVFANLESREKLYKIAQKSIIQNSTEKYTSQFLDELILYSIEQRASDIHIEKFKDLVLFKFRVDGRLKIFFSFEAEFFKIFSSFVKLISNLDITQTRLSLDGRFSRYIDDRKYDFRLSTMPTIDAESIVLRILDNKNIDKNLQTLGLSEDIYNTLLNVLKLTQGLILISGPTGSGKTTTLYSILKELNSDEKKIITVEDPIEYKIDSINQIPINNKIGLSFELVLKNILRQDPDIIFIGEIRDKFSLDIALQASLTGHLVLASIHSSNCLETITRLIDLKADPFLISTTLKVIMAQRLVLTYCKECMAKGCRKCNFTKFYDRSSIAEILKVDEKISSLIFQKASLNEFRDYLKAINFKTMLDDGKEKVGNNFTSLEEVYKVVNF
- the era gene encoding GTPase Era, whose translation is MTKCGYVSVVGRPNAGKSSLLNWLVGEKIAMVSHKANATRKRSNIIVMHEDDQIIFVDTPGIHETEKLLNQFMLDEALKAMGDCDLILFLAPVTDSLKYYEDFLQKNTKNTKHILLLTKIDFINNDELMVKLKEYEKYQDKYEAMIPISIKRATKKSDILDEVVKYLPVHPYLFDPEIMTTEHLRDIYKEFIRESIFENISDEIPYEADVVVNKVEEKANVDVVKATIIVQKDTQKGMIIGKGATAIKRIGKDARIKIEKLTGKKCFLELFVSVKKNWTKNKEALKSMGYEIEN